The following coding sequences lie in one Vicia villosa cultivar HV-30 ecotype Madison, WI unplaced genomic scaffold, Vvil1.0 ctg.001085F_1_1, whole genome shotgun sequence genomic window:
- the LOC131633207 gene encoding uncharacterized protein LOC131633207 has protein sequence MKNSGVTVDEALGFLSAVKDAFQYDKEKYDQFSKVLKDFSAKRIYISRVKVKLKTLFKGHKHLILEFNSFMSKKRQITLSLDNGELAELPWDVLDIICKTLDFDDLFSFSGVCKNWRTFHKSNFLSSQEPLLVRLNGYNTDSYSFISVPNKKVYDLKMMSCLKPPNCVYVGVSSGYFILAHRNNSFVLFNPFTRKKMEINAAFTVNHKTFYRYEVMLAFEKCSEEFVLVVLCKESSCLYVYQSRYYDWLIYSTLKSEEVVVDFVVSNNIIYVVTNNGNIGVLNLNSGNIKFLNLKNTPEKVRYRDPSQISFKLVNCDEQLLLIDFRLWYSSRRGVYKIDLSTTNYVKLKTLGDIALFYVTGQNCRALSNPERFGYRSSYVYEVNCFSQCMYDWNDHRAKLYPHGGGDLSFFDWCFRHSICQGSARDFNFFDWCFRHLKYEVDYSLVE, from the coding sequence ATGAAGAACTCAGGTGTTACCGTGGATGAAGCATTAGGGTTTCTTAGTGCAGTAAAAGATGCATTTCAATATGACAAGGAAAAGTATGATCAATTTTCAAAAGTCCTTAAAGATTTCAGTGCTAAAAGAATTTACATAAGTCGTGTCAAAGTaaaattgaagaccttgtttaAAGGGCATAAACATTTAATTTTGGAATTCAACTCTTTCATGTCGAAGAAGCGTCAAATCACACTTTCATTAGATAATGGTGAACTTGCCGAACTTCCTTGGGACGTGCTTGATATCATTTGCAAAACCCTAGATTTTGACGACCTCTTTTCGTTTTCGGGTGTTTGCAAGAATTGGAGGACTTTCCATAAATCAAATTTCTTGTCATCCCAAGAACCATTGCTTGTTCGTTTGAATGGTTATAATACTGATTCATATTCCTTTATTAGCGTACCCAATAAAAAAGTTTATGATTTGAAAATGATGAGTTGCCTCAAGCCTCCCAACTGCGTCTATGTTGGAGTTTCCAGCGGATATTTCATCTTGGCCCATAGAAATAATTCATTTGTTCTATTCAATCCATTCACAAGAAAGAAAATGGAAATCAATGCCGCCTTTACCGTTAATCATAAGACATTTTATCGGTATGAAGTCATGCTTGCTTTCGAGAAATGCTCTGAGGAATTTGTCTTGGTGGTTTTATGCAAAGAGTCTAGCTGTTTGTATGTCTATCAATCTCGATATTATGATTGGTTGATTTAttcaacattaaaatcagagGAGGTGGTAGTCGACTTTGTGGtttccaacaatataatatatGTTGTCACTAACAATGGCAACATAGGGGTACTCAACTTGAATTCTGGAAATATTAAATTTCTAAACCTCAAGAATACTCCCGAGAAAGTTCGCTATAGAGATCCCTCACAAATATCCTTTAAGTTGGTTAATTGTGATGAGCAACTTTTACTGATTGATTTTCGATTATGGTACTCATCAAGAAGGGGAGTTTACAAGATAGATTTGTCAACTACAAATTACGTTAAACTGAAAACTTTGGGTGACATTGCATTATTTTATGTTACTGGTCAAAATTGTCGGGCATTGAGCAACCCAGAGAGATTTGGGTATCGGAGCAGTTACGTGTATGAAGTAAATTGTTTTTCGCAATGTATGTATGATTGGAATGATCATAGAGCAAAATTATATCCACATGGAGGTGGAGACTTGAGTTTCTTTGATTGGTGTTTTAGACATTCAATATGCCAAGGTTCTGCTCGGGACTTCAATTTCTTTGATTGGTGTTTTAGACATTTAAAATATGAAGTTGATTATTCTTTAGTTGAATAA